The DNA segment CGGAAACTCGAAGACGGCGATACGAGCCTTGAGGAGAGCATCGCCATCTACGAGCGGGGCGCGCTCCTCGTCAAACAGTGCGAAGACCTCCTCGGCACGGCCGAGATGAAACTCACCGAACTTGGACGCGACCGGTGAAGCGGTAGAACCCCGGCGGGACGTCGATCTCGAATCGCACACCCTTTCCGGGCTCGCCGGTCTCCCGTATGGAGAGATCGGTGATGCCGAGGATCTCCCGGGAAAGAAAGAGCCCGAACCCGGTCTGCCGCCCGAACCCACGCTCGAAGAGGTTCTCTTTTGCTGCATGGGGAATGCCGATACCGTCGTCCTCGTAGACGAGGCTGATCCCCCGGCCGGACTCTTCGGGATAGATGCGTATCCGGGTAACCCGTTCGCCGTGCCGGAGCGAGTTGTCGATGAGGTTTTCAAAGACCCGGACGATGAGCGGGTCGGCATACACCTCCAGATCGCGCGTCCGCACCTCGACGGCAACCGGTCCCGGGTCGAGCCCCGCCGCCGCCTCGCGGACGATACGCCGGACATCCTGCCAGGCGGGGGCGGCCACGCCGACATCCCGGTACTCCGCGGTGAAGGCCATGTAGTGCCGGATGTCCCGGATGGCTTCTTCCTCTTTCCGGCAGTACTCGAGCATCTCCGGGTCGCTCACCCGCTCGCGGAAGAGGTCGAGGTAGCCGGAGAGCACGTTGAGCCGGTTTAAGATGTCGTGCCGTGTCACGTCGGAGAGGAGGTTGAGTTTCCGGTT comes from the Methanoculleus marisnigri JR1 genome and includes:
- the xseB gene encoding exodeoxyribonuclease VII small subunit, encoding MTKTFEEKLEELRGIVRKLEDGDTSLEESIAIYERGALLVKQCEDLLGTAEMKLTELGRDR